In Piliocolobus tephrosceles isolate RC106 chromosome 12, ASM277652v3, whole genome shotgun sequence, one DNA window encodes the following:
- the LOC111533280 gene encoding X antigen family member 3-like, translated as WRGRSTCRPRPRRSLQPPELIGSMLEPSDEEPQQEEPPTESRDPTPGQKREDQGAADIRVPDLEADLQELSQSKTGDECGDGPDVQGTILPKAEQFETPEGGERQPQV; from the exons TGGCGAGGAAGATCAACATGTAGGCCTAGACCAAGACGAAGTTTACAACCTCCTGAGCTGATCGGGAGTAT gctg GAGCCCAGTGATGAGGAGCCTCAACAAGAGGAACCACCAACTGAAAGTCGGGATCCTACACCTGGTCAGAAGAGAGAAGATCAGGGTGCAGCTGATATTCGAG TGCCTGACCTGGAAGCTGATCTCCAGGAGCTGTCTCAGTCAAAGACTGGGGATGAATGCGGAGATGGTCCTGATGTTCAGGGGACAATTCTGCCAAAAGCAGAGCAATTTGAAACGCCAGAAGGAG GTGAAAGGCAACCACAGGTTTAA